The proteins below come from a single Ruegeria sp. SCSIO 43209 genomic window:
- a CDS encoding NADH-quinone oxidoreductase subunit M yields MDNILSIVTFIPAIAAGILALFLHGEDVAAQRNAKWVALVATTVTFLVSIGIYTGFDPSNTGFQMVEEGEWLLGLKYKMGVDGISVLFVLLTTFIMPLTILASWQVTDRVKEYMIAFLLLETLMLGVFMALDLVLFYLFFEAGLIPMFLIIGIWGGKDRIYASFKFFLYTFLGSVLMLVAMVAMYADAGTTDIEALMSHQFSSEGFSVLGIYIVGGMQTLMFLAFFASFAVKMPMWPVHTWLPDAHVQAPTAGSVVLAAILLKMGGYGFLRFSLPMFPVGSAVMTDVVLWMSAIAVVYTSLVALVQEDMKKLIAYSSVAHMGFVTMGIFAANQQGIDGAIFQMLSHGFISAALFLCVGVIYDRMHTRDIEAYGGLVIRMPAYALVFMLFTMANVGLPGTSGFIGEFLTLMGAFQVNTWVTAVAATGVIFSAGYALWLYRRVVFGDLIKESLKAITDMSSRERLIFAPLIVMTILLGVYPSLVTDVIGQSTAALISNYDTALAAAEAATQTAASH; encoded by the coding sequence ATGGACAATATCCTATCTATTGTCACCTTCATCCCCGCCATCGCAGCAGGCATTCTGGCCCTGTTTCTGCATGGCGAGGACGTAGCCGCGCAGCGCAACGCCAAATGGGTGGCGCTGGTTGCCACAACCGTGACCTTTCTGGTCTCAATCGGCATCTATACCGGCTTTGACCCGTCCAACACCGGCTTCCAGATGGTGGAAGAAGGCGAATGGCTGCTGGGTCTGAAATACAAAATGGGTGTGGATGGCATCAGCGTTCTTTTCGTGCTGCTGACCACCTTCATCATGCCGCTGACCATTCTGGCCAGCTGGCAGGTCACGGACCGGGTCAAGGAATACATGATCGCATTCCTGCTGCTGGAAACGCTGATGCTAGGCGTGTTCATGGCGCTGGATCTTGTGCTGTTCTACCTGTTCTTCGAGGCGGGCCTGATCCCGATGTTCCTGATCATCGGTATTTGGGGCGGCAAAGACCGCATTTATGCCAGCTTCAAGTTCTTCCTATACACCTTCCTCGGCTCGGTGCTGATGCTGGTGGCGATGGTTGCGATGTATGCGGATGCGGGCACCACGGATATCGAGGCGCTGATGAGCCATCAGTTCTCGTCCGAAGGATTCAGCGTACTGGGCATCTATATCGTCGGCGGCATGCAGACGCTGATGTTCCTGGCCTTTTTCGCATCCTTTGCGGTGAAAATGCCGATGTGGCCGGTGCACACCTGGTTGCCGGATGCCCACGTTCAAGCCCCAACTGCGGGGTCGGTCGTTCTGGCGGCGATCCTGTTGAAGATGGGAGGTTATGGCTTCCTGCGCTTCAGCCTGCCGATGTTCCCGGTGGGGTCTGCGGTGATGACCGATGTGGTGCTGTGGATGTCGGCGATTGCTGTTGTCTACACCTCTCTGGTTGCGCTGGTGCAGGAGGATATGAAGAAGCTGATCGCCTATTCCTCGGTCGCGCATATGGGCTTTGTGACCATGGGTATCTTTGCAGCGAACCAGCAGGGCATTGATGGCGCGATCTTCCAGATGCTCAGTCATGGGTTCATTTCCGCAGCGCTCTTCCTGTGTGTTGGCGTGATCTATGACCGGATGCACACCCGCGATATCGAGGCTTATGGCGGTTTGGTCATCCGGATGCCGGCTTACGCTCTGGTCTTCATGCTGTTCACCATGGCCAATGTCGGCTTGCCTGGTACATCGGGCTTCATCGGGGAATTCCTGACCCTGATGGGCGCATTCCAGGTCAACACCTGGGTGACGGCTGTGGCTGCAACCGGTGTGATTTTCTCGGCGGGCTATGCGCTATGGCTCTATCGCCGGGTAGTCTTTGGAGATCTGATCAAGGAAAGCCTCAAGGCCATCACAGACATGAGCTCGCGCGAGCGGCTGATCTTCGCGCCGCTGATCGTGATGACCATTCTGCTTGGGGTTTATCCCTCGCTGGTGACCGATGTGATCGGGCAATCCACCGCAGCGCTAATCTCGAACTATGACACGGCTCTGGCCGCGGCTGAAGCCGCAACCCAGACAGCCGCTTCGCATTAA